Proteins encoded in a region of the Vitis riparia cultivar Riparia Gloire de Montpellier isolate 1030 chromosome 7, EGFV_Vit.rip_1.0, whole genome shotgun sequence genome:
- the LOC117918030 gene encoding uncharacterized protein LOC117918030: MASTSDADASDLESIKRKLIKSLPSSWEEVVQIYEQDPRAHKIEIGPSGNTALHIAVSSGREDIVERLVKSIAKNGNPVDVLSIGNRDGNNPLHLGASLGSISMCRCITGECKELLGHRNQESDTPLLRAARYGKKDVFLCLYDMCEGNAAAGYCKNDDGKNVLHLAIEGGHMDLAFQIICKQEDLMDSVDRRGISPLHVLAEKPTAFRSGIHLGWFNKIIYPCISVEELIPAGTSKAKKSFFQDLRKLIKLPGKSKKHLDPENPEEGQGIEHHGHNSSNIGAQGHKTFPSKYCRCLRFIKLLVSQVLLVIISVLPGSSQIRKLKEKKEMHVWSLRIMNKLLEHAARHTYEMNPKHDEPSQRHYDCCISEYGYFRRGGALETPILVASKNGIMEMVTKILELFPMAIYDTHKENWKNTVLMAVENRQSHIYDFLLNRKHLLDREIAFRAVDYHRNTALHLAGKLAGYHHRQHIPTSMLQMQWEVKWYQYVQNSVRFDIRKNRDECTPDEIFQKNHANLEDESKRRDSTSNSCSFIAALIATVAFASSASVPGGVNQDTGCSMISLLIFLAIFVSKDQNQDFTRNLPRKFLLGTTSLFISTAAMLTCFCSGNFLMLKHQLKYAAIPVYALTGLILIKLIDKHANNGDFVKPPILPLHSRKGLQSSIHLSVSHKHPSIIAVQQAVSFLPTRPKTVPAPSTRVPDHYKEEISTVDATTSSGISSNIQRASPDSPHFP; this comes from the exons ATGGCTTCTACAAGTGATGCGGATGCATCTGATCTGGAGAGCATTAAGAGAAAGTTGATCAAGAGCCTGCCCAGCAGTTGGGAAGAAGTTGTACAGATATACGAGCAAGATCCAAGAGCTCACAAGATCGAGATCGGCCCATCAGGGAACACAGCATTGCACATAGCAGTTTCAAGTGGGCGAGAAGACATAGTAGAACGACTAGTGAAGTCGATTGCTAAGAATGGTAACCCCGTGGATGTTCTATCTATAGGGAATAGAGATGGGAACAATCCTCTTCATTTGGGGGCCTCACTGGGAAGCATTTCCATGTGCAGATGCATCACTGGTGAGTGTAAAGAACTGTTGGGTCACCGCAACCAAGAGAGTGATACGCCCCTTTTAAGGGCAGCTCGCTATGGCAAAAAAGatgttttcctctgtttgtaTGATATGTGCGAAGGCAACGCAGCCGCTGGCTACTGTAAGAACGACGATGGTAAAAACGTTCTCCATCTTGCCATTGAAGGAGGACACATGG ATTTGGCGTTTCAAATTATTTGTAAGCAGGAAGATCTCATGGATTCTGTTGACCGTCGTGGAATCTCCCCTCTGCATGTCCTAGCTGAGAAGCCTACTGCATTCAGAAGTGGAATTCATCTCGGCTGGTTCAACAAAATCATTTATCCCT GTATTTCTGTTGAAGAGCTCATCCCTGCAGGGACTTCCAAAGCAAAGAAGAGCTTCTTTCAAGACCTACGGAAGCTGATTAAATTACCAG GAAAATCTAAAAAGCACTTGGATCCAGAGAATCCTGAAGAAGGGCAAGGAATTGAACATCATG GTCATAATTCAAGCAATATTGGAGCTCAAGGACACAAAACATTCCCCTCAAAATATTGCAGATGCCTGAGGTTCATCAAGCTTCTTGTATCCCAAGTACTGCTGGTTATCATCTCCGTGCTGCCAG GTTCAAGTCAGATAAGGAagctaaaagagaaaaaggagatgCATGTGTGGTCTCTTCGGATCATGAACAAACTACTTGAACATGCTGCGAGGCATACATATGAAATGAATCCCAAACATGATGAGCCAAGCCAACGTCATTATGATTGTTGTATTTCAGAGTATGGATACTTCCGAAGGGGAGGAG CTTTGGAGACGCCGATACTAGTTGCATCAAAGAATGGCATCATGGAAATGGTAACGAAAATCCTGGAACTGTTTCCCATGGCCATTTATGACACCCACAAAGAAAATTGGAAGAACACAGTACTGATGGCAGTAGAGAATAGGCAATCACATATATATGACTTCTTACTCAACAGAAAACATCTTCTTGATAGAGAAATTGCATTTCGTGCTGTTGATTACCACAGAAATACTGCATTACATCTAGCTGGAAAGCTAGCAGGTTACCACCACCGCCAGCATATCCCCACCAGCATGTTGCAAATGCAGTGGGAAGTCAAATGGTACCAG TACGTGCAGAATTCCGTGCGATTTGATATTAGAAAAAATCGGGATGAATGTACTCCAGATGAGATCTTCCAAAAAAACCATGCAAATCTTGAAGATGAAAGCAAACGACGGGATAGCACATCCAATTCCTGTTCTTTCATTGCAGCACTCATAGCAACTGTTGCCTTTGCCTCATCAGCCTCTGTGCCTGGTGGAGTAAACCAAGACACAGG CTGTTCAATGATCTCCTTGCTAATATTCCTCGCCATTTTCGTCTCCAAGGACCAAAACCAAGATTTTACTAGAAACTTGCCGAGGAAATTTTTACTTGGTACAACCTCTCTCTTCATATCCACAGCGGCCATGTTGACCTGTTTCTGCTCTGGGAACTTCTTGATGCTTAAGCATCAATTAAAATATGCTGCAATTCCGGTATATGCACTCACCGGCTTG ATTCTTATCAAATTGATTGATAAACACGCAAACAATGGTGACTTCGTTAAGCCTCCCATTCTCCCCTTGCATTCCCGTAAAGGCCTCCAAAGCTCTATTCATCTCTCCGTTTCTCATAAACACCCATCAATCATTGCTGTCCAACAAGCCGTATCCTTCCTCCCGACCAGACCAAAAACAGTACCAGCTCCCTCAACCAGAGTCCCTGATCACTATAAAGAGGAGATCAGCACGGTGGATGCGACAACATCTTcaggcatttcatcaaacatcCAACGTGCATCCCCCGATTCCCCTCATTTTCCGTAG
- the LOC117919367 gene encoding ankyrin repeat-containing protein NPR4-like: MSFLIFVDWGMTPILLASRNGIVEMVEKILQLFPMAIHDTNGFNQNIVLMAVENRQSHIYDFLLNRSHLIDKEGAFQAVDRERNNALHLAGKLAGDGYLQRIPTSMLQMQWEVKWYQYVQNSLPPHFVVQRNRGSRRKLRRTPDEIFQIEHQKLEDESKQWLNSTSNSCSFIAALIATVAFASSASVPGGVKQDTGEPVFENHLAFSIFAMASLVALCCSVISLLIFLAIFISKHQDKDFTTNLPRNFLFGLTSLFISMAAMLTCFCSGNFLMLKGQLKYAAILVYALTGLLMAYFVLKHFPLFIDLLKATIRKVPERIYKEYL, from the exons ATGAGTTTTCTTATCTTTGTAGATTGGGGGATGACACCAATACTGCTTGCATCAAGGAATGGTATCGTGGAAATGGTAGAGAAAATCCTGCAACTGTTTCCTATGGCCATTCATGACACCAACGGCTTTAATCAGAACATAGTGCTGATGGCAGTAGAGAATAGGCAATCACATATATATGACTTCTTACTCAACAGGAGTCATCTTATTGATAAAGAAGGTGCATTTCAGGCTGTTGATCGTGAGAGGAACAATGCATTGCATCTAGCTGGAAAGCTTGCAGGTGACGGCTATCTCCAGCGTATCCCCACCAGCATGTTGCAAATGCAGTGGGAAGTCAAGTGGTACCAG TATGTGCAGAATTCCTTGCCACCACATTTTGTTGTTCAAAGAAATAGGGGCAGCCGGCGCAAACTACGACGTACCCCAGATGAGATCTTCCAAATAGAACATCAAAAACTTGAAGACGAAAGCAAACAATGGCTAAATAGCACCTCCAATTCCTGCTCTTTCATTGCAGCACTTATTGCAACTGTTGCCTTTGCCTCATCAGCCTCTGTACCTGGAGGGGTAAAGCAAGACACTGGGGAACcagtttttgaaaaccatcTGGCTTTCAGTATTTTTGCAATGGCATCGCTAGTTGCTCTTTGCTGTTCAGTGATCTCCTTGCTCATATTCCTCGCCATTTTCATTTCCAAGCACCAAGACAAAGATTTTACTACGAACTTGccaaggaattttttatttggtttaacaTCTCTCTTTATATCCATGGCAGCCATGTTGACCTGTTTCTGCTCGGGAAACTTCTTGATGCTTAAGGGCCAACTAAAATATGCTGCAATTCTGGTATATGCACTCACCGGCCTGCTAATGGCGTACTTTGTTCTCAAGCACTTTCCATTATTTATTGATCTTCTGAAGGCTACAATTCGTAAGGTGCCTGAGCGTATATACAAGGAGTATCTGTAG